The nucleotide window TCATTATTATACGACGCATACATATTATGATCGCTAAAATTTTCACCATGTTTCTGATAAACGATTTTTTCAAATTCTTGTTCCATTACATGAAAATCATCATTCCATTtgttattatcataataactataataatatggatcGTTATATGTATCATAGTTACTTGGCATGGGACATGTTCTTTCGTTTCTTTCTACTACAGAAATTCTTTGAGAATTTCCTTGTGCTATATTGTGATGATTATTGCTGGTATTCTCATAaccataataataataattattattattattatatggaTATTCTCTATGATctgaataattattatatgaaatattattataatttcttGAATTTTCTTCTACGTATAGATCTCTTTGAAAATTTCCTTGTGATGTGTTCCTACCGTCcattttattgttatatccatttaaatcataattattatgattattataattattatcattatagTTTTTCTTGtcatatttatttcctATAAACATTTGGGAATTACTACCACTATCATATCCTCCTgcattcatattttttatatgaacaCCTGGAGGACTTTTTCCCATTTTATCAATATAATTCCTTGaattactattattaccaatattattattattagtagTAGAAGTAATAGTAGGATTTCCATTTATTgattcttttaatatttgaTAACTATTtccattatttttattttccccattatttatatatgcCTCATTATTTATACCTTTTTCACTATATGTATTGAAGGACATCCCTTGAAAAGATTTCTCTAAAAGACTTAAATCATAATCTAAACATTTAGTCTTACATTGAGATGTATTTCCAATCTTCGATTCctttaatatattagaaTTAGTTCCTTTATTACTATTCCTTTGGTTTTGACCTTCACCTTGACCTTGATATTTATTTAGTAAgttattatcattaaaattatttctaTTAATGGTAGTTGCAGCCTCTCTAGAATTATATCGTATAGATGATAgttcattcatattttgTGAATTATAATCATGTTGGTTTTGAAAACATACATCGCTTAATAGTCTGAAGCATCTAGGACTATATTTTAAGATATCTACCTTTGTGAATTCATTGTGTGAATATATATCctatacaaaaaaaaaaaaaaatatatatatatatatatttaatatatataataaaaatatataatatataatatataatacaaaatgtatattatataatatataatacaaaatgtatattatatattatataatacaaaatgtatattatatattatataatacaaaatatataatatacatacatattatattttttttttcacttgcctgaaataatataaatattaagaaaagaaataataataaatcagtatatttataaagtACGCAATTATTTCTAATGCCTTTTCTTTGATacaatttattttctttttctaatttataattacatTGCTGTTTATCATTTTTAGTTCTTTCTGtaatatatcttttctctaacataaaaaataaaggtCCTTTCCCCTTTTTCATGTTCAAATTTATTCgatctttatatttaataaaacataaaacgtaacaaacaaaaaaaattaaacaaataagaaaatacatatatatatatatatatatatatatatatttatatataattattaaatatttacaaaCACAAAAAAATCCCGTgtattatacatacataatCATCCGAAAAAAAtccaaatatattattttgcCACTTTATCTTCTGAATGTATGAAATCGTAATATCTACATCCTCTTATAATTGTAAAAATTAAGTTCAAAAattgttataattttttttttttccttaaCAAAGttttgtataaaat belongs to Plasmodium reichenowi strain SY57 chromosome 10, whole genome shotgun sequence and includes:
- a CDS encoding exported protein (PHISTc); this encodes MKKGKGPLFFMLEKRYITERTKNDKQQCNYKLEKENKLYQRKGIRNNCVLYKYTDLLLFLFLIFILFQASEKKNIICMYIIYFDIYSHNEFTKVDILKYSPRCFRLLSDVCFQNQHDYNSQNMNELSSIRYNSREAATTINRNNFNDNNLLNKYQGQGEGQNQRNSNKGTNSNILKESKIGNTSQCKTKCLDYDLSLLEKSFQGMSFNTYSEKGINNEAYINNGENKNNGNSYQILKESINGNPTITSTTNNNNIGNNSNSRNYIDKMGKSPPGVHIKNMNAGGYDSGSNSQMFIGNKYDKKNYNDNNYNNHNNYDLNGYNNKMDGRNTSQGNFQRDLYVEENSRNYNNISYNNYSDHREYPYNNNNNYYYYGYENTSNNHHNIAQGNSQRISVVERNERTCPMPSNYDTYNDPYYYSYYDNNKWNDDFHVMEQEFEKIVYQKHGENFSDHNMYASYNNDSIYRGHYYSPSNIEDYLGTIDEAFENVHFKGQGIKNPDFNANFNYKDYMTGNVKIDLVDSSDEEFENRYNSNSSTQKKKKKKSKVHDSRKHSRTLRKRDDYNDEDLNNDYDDDINNDVDDICNDSEYEFPTKFKDYDDDICNDSEYGFPTKYNDYDENCYETVGETKGSSYSDNYKKKKKTDSMNKIVKKDSCSYLQYDKKKTENKLLPVFESDTGVDAKWSGSKENKNDKSNNEELVSFEENYTEQEINDILSKLNEFVSLKDMFIIFNHVKRIERKKFLCMEQDINGYIEKLIKTNNVPTYIKRKCMAKVNFYMTNDYLDLEERILQNFYTMLYRGSMSKSKFIQLINEQRGYWLDQRRQLNIMWKDIMERRMKWYLFRLKKDKTIFEWIAFLSME